One Arthrobacter sp. StoSoilB20 DNA segment encodes these proteins:
- a CDS encoding cupin domain-containing protein: protein MSQVFHAQLDHAAFEPFALGSVQWLRRAGANGNETLSGGIWKVSPEEAPEPFDLPIDQDETIYIVSGHLRIEVKDGHILELMEGSMASLSKGAMTRWTVLEPTIEFFVYS from the coding sequence ATGTCCCAGGTCTTCCATGCCCAGCTTGACCACGCAGCGTTCGAACCGTTTGCGTTGGGATCTGTCCAGTGGCTCAGGCGTGCAGGTGCGAACGGAAACGAAACGCTGAGCGGCGGGATCTGGAAAGTCTCTCCGGAAGAAGCCCCGGAACCCTTCGACCTGCCCATCGACCAGGACGAAACGATCTACATCGTCTCCGGCCACCTCCGCATCGAGGTCAAGGACGGGCACATCCTTGAGCTGATGGAAGGTTCCATGGCCTCCCTCTCCAAGGGGGCAATGACCCGCTGGACAGTCCTGGAGCCAACCATCGAATTCTTCGTTTACAGCTAA
- a CDS encoding helix-turn-helix domain-containing protein, whose protein sequence is MSTKAIGQAIRERRKDRGYTQQALADVIGASRKFVVDLESGKDGASFGLALEAMRVLGLEITPNDSEDREFMGDFARTLAEGDYHYAIRLLGEYTNSSLAAGRALMPTAPSFDDDAYRAALGAVTRWVSAKTSSPVPKWAVNAKASSQPVFLAEKLHPVSDRMKDLIRRETPTEIAAMNVWIRERDLATI, encoded by the coding sequence ATGAGCACCAAGGCTATCGGCCAAGCCATTCGCGAGCGCCGGAAAGACCGTGGCTACACTCAGCAAGCCTTGGCCGACGTCATTGGGGCTTCCCGAAAGTTCGTGGTGGATCTGGAATCAGGCAAGGACGGAGCATCTTTTGGGCTGGCCCTCGAGGCAATGCGGGTCCTTGGCCTGGAAATAACTCCTAACGATTCGGAGGACCGTGAATTCATGGGAGACTTCGCGCGCACTCTCGCCGAGGGTGACTACCACTACGCCATTCGACTACTGGGCGAATACACTAACTCTTCGCTCGCCGCGGGCCGGGCACTCATGCCGACCGCCCCGTCCTTCGACGACGACGCCTACCGGGCTGCGCTTGGCGCGGTTACTCGGTGGGTTTCAGCCAAAACCAGCTCCCCCGTCCCAAAGTGGGCAGTGAACGCCAAGGCGTCATCGCAACCTGTCTTCCTGGCCGAGAAACTTCATCCGGTCAGCGACAGGATGAAGGATCTCATCCGTCGTGAGACCCCTACTGAGATCGCTGCCATGAACGTTTGGATCCGTGAGAGAGATTTGGCCACGATTTGA
- a CDS encoding NAD(P)/FAD-dependent oxidoreductase, with protein sequence METSDVIVIGAGFAGLTAARELSRSGHATIVLEAKDRIAGRTHLAERLGRNLELGGTWVHWTQPYVWAEMGRYGIKALPGPEFTKALWTLGGQRHEGSPERLMELLDGPNRLLLADSRRYFPMPWQPLDNPDVADIDGITLSEAIDRLGLPEDQRRLLRSFWTLNFNGRLDEAAYTQALRWCAVASGDWQLMFEACASLKIDGGTRRLAEAILADSSAQLRLKQRVVSVEQDAGGVLVATEAGEQYRARQVILALPLSVLNGIDVHPPLSPGKREAAVRGQAGRGAKLWIKVDGRQERFVAFGPETAALNFVQAEYIDQDTTILVCFGPEAGAVDVDDVAGAQAHLDAVIPGLTVLEVAGHDWVSDEYARSTWPMHYTGYLTRHLAELQRPEGRIRLAGSDFANGWGGFIDGAIESGFDAARQVASALTSDTRPPLLAPAPVG encoded by the coding sequence GTGGAAACCTCCGACGTCATAGTTATAGGTGCCGGCTTTGCCGGGCTCACGGCTGCAAGGGAACTCTCACGCAGCGGCCACGCCACCATCGTGTTGGAAGCGAAGGACCGTATTGCCGGACGAACCCATCTGGCGGAACGCCTTGGCCGGAACCTGGAGCTCGGGGGAACCTGGGTTCACTGGACCCAGCCCTACGTTTGGGCGGAAATGGGGCGGTACGGGATCAAGGCCTTACCGGGACCGGAGTTCACCAAGGCCCTCTGGACCCTGGGCGGCCAGCGGCACGAAGGATCACCTGAGCGCTTGATGGAATTGCTGGACGGGCCAAACAGGTTGCTGTTGGCTGACTCACGACGCTATTTCCCCATGCCGTGGCAGCCCTTGGATAACCCCGATGTGGCGGACATCGACGGTATTACGCTGTCGGAAGCCATCGACCGCCTGGGTCTCCCTGAAGATCAGCGCCGGCTCTTGAGGTCCTTCTGGACGCTGAATTTCAACGGCAGGCTGGACGAGGCCGCCTACACCCAGGCGTTGCGCTGGTGCGCAGTTGCCAGTGGGGACTGGCAGCTCATGTTCGAAGCCTGTGCCAGCCTTAAGATCGACGGCGGCACCCGCCGCCTAGCCGAGGCGATCCTTGCAGACTCATCGGCCCAGCTGCGGCTGAAGCAGCGGGTGGTGTCCGTCGAGCAGGACGCCGGGGGAGTCCTGGTGGCAACTGAAGCTGGAGAACAGTACCGAGCCCGCCAGGTCATCCTCGCACTGCCGCTCAGCGTACTGAACGGCATCGACGTCCACCCACCGTTGTCGCCCGGAAAGAGGGAGGCGGCTGTAAGGGGACAAGCCGGCCGCGGCGCCAAACTGTGGATCAAGGTGGACGGCCGGCAGGAAAGGTTCGTGGCGTTCGGGCCCGAAACGGCAGCCCTGAACTTCGTCCAAGCCGAGTACATCGATCAGGACACCACTATCTTGGTCTGTTTTGGTCCCGAAGCCGGTGCTGTGGACGTCGACGACGTCGCTGGGGCACAAGCACACCTGGACGCCGTTATCCCGGGATTGACAGTGCTCGAAGTCGCCGGGCATGACTGGGTATCCGATGAATATGCACGATCCACTTGGCCCATGCATTACACGGGCTACCTCACCCGGCATCTGGCCGAGCTCCAGAGGCCCGAGGGGAGGATCCGTCTCGCCGGTTCGGATTTCGCCAATGGATGGGGGGGCTTCATCGACGGCGCCATCGAAAGCGGCTTCGATGCTGCCCGCCAGGTGGCATCCGCACTCACCAGTGACACGCGCCCACCCCTGCTGGCTCCTGCTCCCGTGGGCTAA
- a CDS encoding DUF6036 family nucleotidyltransferase: protein MFEFRRDDVVELLREVEARLEARGITLNIQIVGGAALLLHGILDRATGDIDARYSPREAVDEVAAAMEQEFDLPPKWLNSNAAAFLPEEAQWIAGPEGTSSADGCRQGLARALA from the coding sequence GTGTTCGAGTTCCGGCGTGACGACGTAGTTGAACTGCTTCGCGAAGTGGAAGCCCGACTGGAAGCACGCGGGATCACCTTGAATATCCAAATAGTGGGTGGCGCCGCGCTCCTGCTCCATGGCATCTTGGACCGCGCGACCGGTGATATTGACGCGCGATACTCCCCCCGGGAGGCTGTGGATGAAGTGGCCGCTGCCATGGAACAGGAGTTCGATTTGCCCCCGAAGTGGCTGAACAGCAATGCTGCGGCCTTCCTCCCTGAAGAAGCGCAGTGGATCGCCGGCCCGGAAGGGACCTCCTCAGCCGATGGCTGCCGCCAAGGCCTTGCGAGGGCGTTAGCCTGA
- a CDS encoding MoaF C-terminal domain-containing protein → MTTTEVQDYVPEEEWPPVSTMLDGFGDQTLPASPALASTKIALEAADGTTIEYSFLTASQLTWTEGTASGTADYKAIEARPGIFIIDFVRGQGHLGGDGSAQGGDGGAQGGGQDTNAENVTIILDRSTDAVTTAVSRFVTVDGKVRGTTDFTHSNAGGQPTVHQRSSELVGKRIFYRYSDVESYEHIYLNQGTFTWHCVRGGEAGLADTDRCMTWAVTDDLYIFFWTEQVMTVEAVLLIDLREQRSIGRMFGWDNPSAQPVSLPFNSRLSVLNSTAYPQDTHKH, encoded by the coding sequence GCCGCCGGTTTCCACCATGCTGGACGGCTTCGGGGACCAGACACTGCCTGCTTCCCCCGCGCTGGCGAGCACAAAAATCGCCCTTGAGGCAGCTGATGGAACGACCATCGAGTACAGCTTCCTCACTGCGTCACAACTTACGTGGACCGAGGGCACTGCCAGCGGGACCGCTGATTACAAGGCCATTGAAGCCCGCCCGGGAATCTTCATCATCGACTTTGTCCGTGGGCAGGGCCACCTGGGCGGCGACGGCAGTGCCCAAGGCGGCGACGGCGGTGCCCAAGGCGGCGGCCAGGATACCAACGCCGAAAACGTCACCATTATTCTCGACCGATCCACAGATGCAGTGACCACTGCGGTATCCCGTTTTGTCACTGTTGACGGCAAAGTCCGCGGAACTACTGACTTCACGCATTCCAACGCCGGCGGACAGCCCACTGTGCACCAGCGGTCCTCGGAACTCGTGGGCAAGCGCATCTTCTACCGCTACAGCGACGTCGAGTCCTACGAGCACATCTACCTGAATCAAGGGACTTTCACCTGGCATTGCGTGCGGGGCGGGGAAGCGGGACTTGCTGACACTGACCGTTGCATGACCTGGGCCGTTACAGATGACCTGTACATCTTCTTCTGGACAGAACAGGTGATGACTGTTGAAGCCGTGCTCCTGATAGATCTGCGTGAGCAGCGTTCCATTGGGCGGATGTTCGGCTGGGACAATCCCTCCGCCCAACCGGTGAGCCTCCCCTTCAATTCCAGGCTCAGCGTCCTGAACAGCACGGCCTACCCGCAAGACACCCACAAACACTGA
- the panD gene encoding aspartate 1-decarboxylase: MIRTMFKSKIHRATVTHADLHYVGSVTVDLDLLDAADILPGELVSIVDVTNGARLETYTIAGERGSGVIGINGAAAHMVHVGDTVILITYAEMTTEEARAYEPKVVHVGKDNKILQLGNDPAEGHTPGLMRPPHALSNAAHLS; this comes from the coding sequence ATGATCCGCACAATGTTCAAGTCCAAGATCCACCGCGCAACGGTCACCCATGCCGACCTCCACTACGTCGGTTCCGTCACCGTAGACCTGGACCTCCTGGACGCGGCCGACATCCTCCCCGGTGAACTCGTCTCCATTGTTGACGTCACCAACGGCGCCCGCCTGGAAACGTACACCATCGCCGGCGAGCGCGGTTCCGGCGTCATCGGCATCAACGGTGCCGCCGCCCACATGGTCCACGTTGGGGACACCGTCATCCTCATCACCTACGCGGAAATGACCACGGAGGAAGCCAGGGCCTACGAGCCCAAGGTGGTCCACGTGGGCAAGGACAACAAGATCCTGCAGCTCGGCAACGACCCCGCCGAGGGCCACACCCCCGGGCTCATGCGTCCGCCGCACGCGCTCAGCAACGCGGCGCACCTCAGCTAA